DNA sequence from the bacterium genome:
CCAGCGGGTCGATGCGACGATCGGGCACGACGGCGCGCTCGCTGCGGCGGGCGGCGGCGCGCACGCGGGCGATCACGCGCCGGCCGTCCTCGTCCTCGTGCCAGCGCCGGCGGTACTCGACGAGCGCCTGGCGGAAGCGCTCGTCGCTCGCGAGCAGCGGGCCGAGCAGCGCGTCCTGTCCCTCCGGCAGCCGGCTCGAGCACGGCCGGCGGAGATTCACCGCCAGCTCCAGCGTGAGGTCGATGCCCATCCACGGGCGGGTGTCCATCAGCCAGAGGTAGGTGAGAACGTCGTCGCCGTCGTACTCGAGGCCGTGGCGCGTGGTGGCGAGGAGCGCCTGGGCCGCCTCGGCGCGCCCGACGCCGACGAGGCAGAGCGGGAAGCGCTCCATGAGGGCCCAGTCGCGATTGACGTACGAGAACACCCGCGCCAGCGCACGCCCGCCGGCGCGGCGGCGGAGCGTGTCGCCGAGGTTCGACGGCAGCCCGTGCAGGGTGACACCGAAGCTGTCGAGCCAGTGCGCGAACTGCTCCACCTGCGTGCAGAGCGGATCGGGATACGCCTCGCGCAGGTCGTCGTGCGCCTCCCAGACGTCGCGGATCAGCTGCATCGGCGCGAGCAACGCGAACTCGCCGGCGAGCGAGTTCAGGTCGTCGGCCAGGTGGCGGTGCCCCGTCGTCGCCGCGCGCGCCGCGAGCGCCAGCACGTCGTCGCCGAGCGGCGCGGCCATGTCCGCGACGAGCGCGGGCGTCTCGTCGCGGGCGCGGGCGACCTGCTGGAGCAGCCGGCGCGTCGGCAGCGTCGGCCGATGGCGGCAGAAGAGCGCCTCGTAGTCGTACTCGACGAGGCCGTGCCGCACGATCCAGACGAGGAAGCCCTTCGGCGACAGCGGCGCGTCGGGATAGCCGACCTGGAGGTCGGCGCGCTCGCGATAGATCGCGTCGAACAGCACCGGCACGATGCTACCGAGGTACGGCACGGGCGAGAGCAGCGCGCGGCAGTACCAGCGCTCGCCCTCCGGCGTCCACGGATCGAGGTCGCGGTAGAGGAACTCCTCGTGCTCCTTGAAGATGTCCCGCATCCGCGTGTCGATGCGAATGCCGGAGGGGAAGCGGTCGAAGCCGTAGCCGCGGGCGGTGTACGCCGCCGCGCCCGCGCCGAGGAGCTCGTCGGCGTAGGTCTCGTAGAGGCGTGCGAGCGACGGCAGGTGCAGGAGCGAGTAGCGGTTCTGGTGCCGCGACAGCGTCGTCGGGTCGAAGGGCGAGAAGCCGCTGAAGTGGAACGCGACCAGCGGCCTGCCGTCGACCAGCCAGCCCGCGCCGCCGTCGAGCCCGGCCCAGCGCACGGAGCGGTCGTGCAGGTTCCAGTACGCGACGTCGTAGGCCGGATCGCGCAACACGTGGACGCGGTCGGCGAACGCGATCACCCAGTTGAACGCGTTCTGCTCCATCTGCCCGCCCTGCGACGGCAGGAACGCGCCCTCGCGCGTGACCAGCTGCTCCCACTGGGCGAGGAAGCGGGTGCTCGCCTCCCCCATCGTCATGGCGAAGAGGCCCGCGTTCAGCACGCCGGCGTACGCGAGGTCGCCCAGCGACGGCCGCTCCCAGAGCCGCTCGGGATTGGGCAGCGGCGCGAGCGTGTGCGGCACCGCCACGACGTCGGCGTGGTCGAGCGCCGCGAGGAGCGCGTCCATGCGCGCGTACAGGCGGATATCGGCGTCGAGGTACACGACGCGGTCGAATCCCAGCTCGCGGCCGGCGAACTGCACCGCCGCCGGCTTGAGGGCGCAGCAGAGATCGGTCGCGGAGTACTTGAGCGCGAGATACGGCAGGCGGTCGACGCCGAGCGCCGGCGCCGGCACGGTCGTCGCGTCGGCCACACCCAGGTCCTCGGGCTCGTACCCGTCCGCCAGGACGACGAGCACCGGCAGCTCCGGATGCTTGGCCCGCACCGACGCCGCGAGGACCTTCGCGAAGTGCAGATGGTCGCGCGTGCACACGGTGACGACGCAGGCTCCTCCCGTGTCCGTCCGGCGCCGCGAGCGGCCGTCGTCGTCCGCGACGAGACACGCGGGCACCGCGGTGGGATCGGCCGGCTCGGGCGCGGCGTCGACGCGCGCGAAGTGCGGATGGCCGAGCGCCGCGCCGATCGCGGGCAACGAGGGCGTGGGCTCGAGCGGCAGCGGCTCGCGCACGAGCTGGCGGCCCATCTGCGCCACCAGGCTCGTCGGATGCCCGCCCACGCGGTGTGCCCACTGGCCGAGCGGGAGCCACGTCGTCCACACCTCGCCGCGGGTGCCCGGCGTCCGCGTCCAGGCCGGCGTCGCGCGCGCGTCGCGCAGACCCTCGAGCCGCGGCGCGCGCTCGAGCGGCGTCGCCGACCACAGCCGCAGCGTGCACGTGCCGCGGGCGAGCACCGTCACCGGGTCCTCGGTGACGACCGAGAGGAACCAGTCGCTCGCCTGGAGGGCGAACGGGCCGAGCACGACCTCGCCGCGCCGCTGCGTGTGGAACACCAGTCGGAAGGTCGTGCGGAGACGCGCGCTCGGCTCCCACGGCACGAAGCCCTGGAAGCGGGCGAAGCGCGCACCTGCCTCGGCAGGGTACTCCTCCGCGACGTCGACGCTCGGCAGGCCGACGGTGAGCGGCGCCACGCCGCCGTCGTCGGTGTACGCCTCCGCGTGCGTGACGACGTCGTCGCGCAGCAGCAGCCAGCCGACGACGGCATTGTGGCGGGCGTCGGCGGCCGGGCGCTCGACGGCCCAAGCCGGCGCCGCGGTATTCAGGTCGCGCGGCGCGGCGACGACGTCTTCGAAGCTCCATTCTCCGTCCATGCGTCGGACCCCGCGCGCAGGTCGCGCCGACCCCTCGATCCCCTCCCCCCCGACGGGCAGCTCGAGCGCGGGGGGTGGTGTACCCGCGCACGTCGCCCGTTGTCCAGTCAGAGGCGTGCCCGCTGCGCGACGAGCCGCCGATCGGCGGGGAAGCGCGCGAGCGCATCGGCGAGCGCGCCCTCGGCCTCGGCCGTGGCCCCGGCGCGGAGGAGGTCCTCGACGTACTTCCAGTGCCAGTGCGGCTGGTCGGGCTCGAGCTCGAGCGCGCGTCGATGCGCGGCGGCGGCCTCGCCGGGACGCCCGAGGCCGGTGAGGAGATTGGCCGCGTGGTGGTGGAACTCGCCGACGAAGGGAGAACGCTCGATGCCGCCCTGCACGGCCGCCAAGGCGGCCTCGAGCTGCCCGAAGGTCGCAAGCACCTCGCTCGCGTACCGCCAGACGAAGGCGTCGCGCGCGCCGGCCGACAGCGCCCGCCGCGCGTGCCCCACGGCCGCGTCACGATCGCCCAGCCGCATGCAGATCGACGCCAGGTGAACGCGATCGCCCGCGTCGTCGGGACGCAGGGCGACCAGCCGCTCGGCGACGGCGCGGGCGCCTACGAGGTCGGCCATCGTGCGGCGGACGTGGAGGTTGCTCACCCGGCGCAACGCGAGGGCGTCGCCGGGCTCCAGCTCCGCCGCGGAGGTGGCGGCGGCGATCGCCTCGTCGAGGCGCCCCAGCCGCGCGAGGAGGTCGGCGCGGGCGCCGAGAAGATAGCGGTTGCGGGGCTCGAGGGCGCGGGCCGCGTCGAGGTGTCCGAGCGCGCCGAGGAGATCGCCGGCGGCGCAGGCCTGCTCGGCCTCGTAGACCGGCGTCACCGGGCTGCGGCGATGGTCGACGTCGGCGAGGAGGCGGCCGGGCCGCAGCTCCGGCAGATGCTCGCAGAGCAGGGACTCGAACGCCGCGAGCAGCTCGGCGTCGAGATACGGGCTGTCGGTGCGCCGGCGACGGGTGAAGCGCTCGGGCGCCTCCTCGGCCGGCGCGGCGCGATGGCCGGCGACCGCGCCGACGGCGGCCGCGAGGCGCGCGTCGTCGACCTCGACGCCGCAAGCGGCGGTGAGCTGCCGCAACGCCGCCGCGGGATCGGCGACCAGGTCGTCGTACGGCAGGTGCAGGTGCGCCGCCGGTGGCCGGTGCACCCACTTCTCGACGAAGCGTTGGTAGTAGGACGCCTTGCGACCGAGCCACAGCACCGACTCGTCGCGATCGGCGGCACGCGCCTCGCCCTCGAAGCGGGCGAGGTGCTCGCGGTCGGAGAGCGTGCTCATCACCGGATCCCGCGTCTGCACGACGTAGAGCACGCCCGGGACGTCGGTCGGCAGGTCGAGCGCGAGGTCGTGGTGCTTCTGGAAGCGGATCGCCCCCGCCGTCGGCACGGCGCACGGGATTCGCCGGCAGCAGCCGGCCTCGGCGTAGAACTCGCAGTAGCGGATGCCGTCGCCCAGCAGCGCCGTCAGCAGGTCGACGAGGAAATGATGCCCCGAGCGCGGGATCGACGCGCCCACGAGATGGGCGCCGGCGGTCGTCTGGCCGTCGAGCATCGGGCGCGCAGAGTATGCGACGAGCGGGGCGCGTTGCCACTGCGACGGGTACGTTGACATCCCGGGCGCCCGGCGCCATCTGCATTGGCTCCCGAGCGCCGATGCCGAACTCCGTCCCCGCCGCGCTGATGCTGCGCCGTATCTACCCGTGGCTCGGGAAGGCCGTGCACGCACGCTGGTCGCGCAGCCGCGCGCTGTACCAGCAGGAGGCGGGCGATCTCCTCATGGAGCTGTCGCGCTACCAGGGCCGCATGCCGCCGGAGCTGGCGCTGCGGCTCGAGGGCTTCCTCGGCCGGCTGCACAAGGAGTGGTTCCCGAAGACGTGGCGGCGCAACCCCACCTACGGCGAGGTGGTGGCCGACTTCCGCTGGTGGCTCTCCGTCGCCGAGCGCTGGCGCGAGGCCCCGCCGAAGCGCAACGGCACCCGCGACGCCGCCGGCGCCACGAAGACGACGAAGCCGAAGGAGCCGCTCTCGAAGCAGCCGACGCAGCTCCTGCGCATCCTCGCCCTGCCGCCGAACTGCACGCAGAAGCGCTTCATGCGCGTCTGGCGGAAGTTCCTGAAGGAGAACCACCCCGACCTGAACCCCGAGCAGACCGCCGACGAGCGCCGCCGCTTCGCCGAGGCCGTCTCGCTCTGGCGGCGCTGAGCGGCTCAGGCCGGAGCGTCGTCGCCCGCGGGACGCAGCGGCGGGTTCGCGTCGGACGGCGGTGCCGTCCCCTCGTCCGCGGGCCGCGGCGGCGGCGTCGCGCCGACGCCCTCGTCGCGATCGAGGAGCGCGTTCAGCTCGCCGCCGAGCAGCAGGAACAGCGCGAGGAGATACATCCACAGCAGCAGGATGATCACCGCGCCGAGCGACCCGTAGGTCCGGTCGTACGAGCCGAAGCGCGACACGTACGTCGAGAACGCCAGCGAGGTCGCCCCGAAGCCGAGCGTGAACAGCACCGAGCCGGGCGAGAACCAGCGCCAGGGCAGCTCGACGTCCGGGCAGGCGTCGTAGATGGTGGCCACGACGAGCGTCACGGCGGCGATCACGACGAGCCAGTTGGCCGCCAGCAGGCCGACGCCGCCGAGGGGGCCGAGGTAGCCGGCCACCCAGCGCGCGAGCGGCGTGCTGCCGACGGCGAGCACGAAGGCGAGGATCATGAAGAACGACAGCGCCACCGTGAGCCAGAGCGCGCGCAGGCGCACCCGCCACCACGGCCGCGTCTCCTCGACGCCGTAGGCGACGTTCAGCGCGTCGGCGACGCCGGCGAGCGCCGCCGACGCGCTCCACAGCGCCAGGCCCGCGCCGAGCGACAGCAGCCCGCTACGCGGCTGCGCCAGGATGCCCCGAATGGTGGTCTCGAGCATCCCGAACGCGGTATCCGGGACGAACTGCGCCGCCTGCTCGAGCAGCCAGTCCTCGATCCCGCCCACGCCCGGCAGCATCGTGACGAGCGACAGCAGGAAGAGCAGGAACGGGAACAGCGCGAAGAAGAAGTAGTACGACAGCGCCGCCGCGAGGGTCGCGATGCGATCGTCGGAGATGCGCGTGCGCAGGGCGTTGAGGAGCTGCCCCGGCCGGCGCACCCGCTGGCGAAGCGCATGCCAGGAGCTGGCCGTGGCCGACACGCGGCCCCGCGACGCGGCGATCGCCATCACGTCCCGTGATAGCAGATCGCGGCGCGATCAGTCCCACCAGTCGAGCGTGCCGCGCATCGCCCGGACGTAATCCTCGAACGACAGCTGGCGATGGGCGGCCGCGATCATCTCCGCGTCGCGGCCCGCGAGCGTGCGCAGCGGCGCCTGCGGGTCGTGGGCCACGCGCACCACGAGGTCGGCGACCTCCTGCGGGTCGGCCCTCCTGCCCTCGGGCACGACCTTGTGCATCGCCCGGTCGAAGCGCTCGGAGCGCTCCCAGTACGGCGACGCCGGTCCGAACCCGGCCCCGGTCCAGGCGTTGTCGAGGAGGCGCGTCGCGTACTGTCCCGGCTCGACGAGCGCGACGCGGATGCCGAACGGCGCGACCTCGAGCGCCAGCGCCTCGGAGAGCCCCTCGAGCGCGTGCTTGCTCGCCGAGTAGAGCCCGCCGAACGGCCGCGCCACGAGGCCGGCGACCGACGAGACGTTGACGATCGCGCCCCGCCCCCGCGCCCGCATGCCCGGCAGCACGGCGCGGATCAGGCGCAGGGTGCCGAAGACGTTGGTCTCGAACTGCCGGCGCACGTCGGCGTCGGAGGCGTCCTCGATCGACGAGCGGCACTCGATGCCGGCGTTGTTGACGAGGACGTCGATCGGCCCCCGCGCCAGCGCGCCGGCGACGGCCTCGCCGACCGACGCCGCGTCGTCGACGTCGCAGCGTTCGACGACCAGCGTACCCGCTGCGTCCGCGGCCGCCGCGCGCAGGCGCTCGCCCTTCGCCGGCGTGCGCATGGTGGCGGTGACGTGATCGCCGCGGCGCGCGAAGGCGAGCGCGGCGAGCTCGCCGAAGCCGCTGCTGCACCCGGTGACGAAGACGTTGGCCATGCGTCGCCTCCTCCCGGCCTCCCTTTAGCCCCGGGTCGGGCGCGGACACCAGCCGGGCCGGCGGCGGCCGCTCACGCCGCGGCGGCGCCCGACCCCCGCGGATCGTAGCCGAGGTTCGGCGCCAGCCAGCGCTCGACCTCGGCGACGGTCATACCCTTGCGGCGGGCGTAGTCGGCGACCTGATCGCGGTCGATGCGGCCGACGGGGAAGTACCGCGCCTCGGGATGGCCGAGGTAGATGCCGCTGACGCTCGCCGCCGGCAGCATGGCGAAGTGGTCGGTGAGCGTGATGCCGACCGCCGGCGCGTCGAGCAGCGCGAAGAGCGCCGTCTTCTCCGTGTGGTCCGGGCAGGCCGGGTAGCCGAAGGCCGGACGGATGCCGCGGAAGCGCTCGTGCAGCAGCGCCGGCACGTCGAGCCGCTCGTCGGGGGCGTACCAGGCCCGGCGTGCGCGCTCGTGCAGCAGCTCGGCGAAGGCCTCGGCCAGGCGGTCGGCCAGGGCCTTCACGATGATCGCCTGGTAGTCGTCGCGCGCCGCCTCGTAGGCGGCGGCGAGCGCGTCGCAGCCGATGCCGGCCGTGACGGCGAACGCGCCGACGTGGTCGTCGAGCCCGCTCGCCCCCGGCGCGACGAAATCGGCGAGCGACCAGTGCGACTCCGCCGCGCCGCGGCTCGCCTGCTGGCGGAGCATGTGGAAGCGCGTCTGCTCCGTCTGGCGGGTCTCGTCGGTGAAGAGGACGACGTCGTCGCCGTCGCGCGCCGCGGGCCAGAAGCCGTAGACGCCGCGCACCGTGAGCAGCCGCTCGCGCACGATGCGGTCCAGCACCGCCTGGGCGTTGGTCCACAGATCGCGGGCCGCCTCGCCGTACTTCGGGTCGTCGAGGACGTCGGGGAACTTCCCGGGCAGCTCCCAGGCGGTGAAGAAGAAACGCCAGTCGACGTACGGGACGAGCTGCTCCAGCGTCACGTCGTCGACCACGCGGCGGCCGAGGAACTGCGGGCGCGCGACGACGTCCGGGCTCCAGGCAAGCTTCGGCGCCGCGGCACGCGCGGCCGCCAGCGGGTCGAGCGGCCGCGCCACCTTCTGCGCGAAGACGTCGCGGATGCGGGCCTGCTCGCTGCGGTTCTCGGCGTCCAGCACGGCGCGCTTGTCGGCATCGAGGAGGCTCGCCACGACGTGCACCGCGCGCGAGGCGTCGAGCACGTGCACCGTCGGCCGCCCGTAGGCCGGGGCGACCTTCACCGCCGTGTGCTCGCGGCTCGTCGTCGCGCCGCCGATCAAGAGCGGCAGCTCGAAGCCGAGGCGTTCCATCTCGCTCGCGACGTGCACCATCTCGTCGAGCGACGGGGTGATGAGGCCGGAGAGGCCGACGATGTCCGCCTGCTGCTCCTTCGCGGTCGCGAGGATCTTCTCGCACGGCACCATGACGCCGAGGTCGATCACCTCGTAGCTGTTGCAGCCGAGGACGACGCCCACGATGTTCTTGCCGATGTCGTGCACGTCGCCCTTCACGGTGGCGAGCAGCACCTTGCCGGCGCTGCGCCCGCCGCCCGCCGCGGCCTTCTCGGCCTCCATGAACGGCTCCAGCCAGGCGACCGCCCGCTTCATCGCGCGCGCGCTCTTCACGACCTGCGGCAGGAACATCTTGCCGGCGCCGAAGAGGTCGCCGACGATCTTCATGCCGTCCATGAGCGGCCCCTCGATGACGTCGAGCGGCTTCGGGTACGCGAGCCGCGCCTCCTCCGCGTCGGCCTCGATGAAGTCGACGACGCCGTGGACGAGCGCGTACGCGAGCCGCTTCTCGACCGGCGCCTCACGCCACGCGAGATCCTGCTCGCGCTTCTTCCCCTGCCCCTTCACGCGGTCGGCGTAGGCGACGAGCCGCTCGGTGGCGTCGGACCGGCGGTTCCAGAGCACGTCCTCGACGAGCTCGCGCAGCTCGGCGGGAATGTCCTCGTAGACGGCGAGCTGGCCGGCGTTGACGATGCCCATGTCCATGCCCGCGGCGATGGCGTGGTAGAGGAACGCCGCGTTCATCGCCTCGCGCACGGCGTTGTTGCCGCGGAAGGCGAACGACAGGTTCGAGACGCCGCCGCTCACCTTCGCGCCGGGACAGGTCGCCTTGATGATCCGCGTCGCCTCGATGAAGCTCTTGGCGTAGTCCGCGTGCTCCTCGAGCCCCGTGCCGACGGCGAGGATGTTCGGATCGAAGATGACGTCGAGCGGATCGAAGCCCGCCTGCTCGACGAGGAGCCTGTAGGCGCGCTGGCAGATCGCGACCCGCCGCGGCGTGGTGTCGGCCTGGCCGGTCTCGTCGAAGGCCATGACCACGACGCCGGCGCCGTAGCGCCGCACCAGCATCGCCTTGTGCAGGAACTCGGCCTCGCCCTCCTTCAGGCTGATCGAGTTCACCACCGGCTTGCCCTGGATGCACTTCAGGCCGGCCTCGATGACCGACCACTTCGAGCTGTCGACCACGATCGGCACGCGCGCCACCTCCGGCTCGGTGGCGACCAGGTTCAGGAACGTCGTCATGGCGCGCTCGGAGTCGAGGAGACCCTCGTCCATGTTGACGTCGATCAGGTTCGCGCCGCCGCGCACCTGATCGAGCGCGACGGTGAGCGCGCCGGTCCAGTCGCTCTGCTTCACCAGCCCGGCGAACCTGGCCGAGCCGGTGACGTTGGTGCGCTCGCCGATCATGGTGAAGGTGCCGTCGGGGCGCAGGGTCAGCGTCTCGAGGCCGCTGAATCGGGTGAGCGCCGGCGGCGTGGCGCGGACCCGCGGCGGCAGGCCCTCGACCGCTTCGGCGATGGCGCGGATGTGGTCGGGCGTCGTGCCGCAGCAGCCGCCGACCAGGTTGATCAGATTCGCCGCGGCGAACTCGCGCAGCAGCGCGCCCGTCGTGTCGGGCGTCTCGTCGTAGCCGCCGAAGGCGTTCGGCAGCCCGGCGTTCGGGTAGCAGCTGACGAACGAGGGCGTGATCGCCGCGAGCTCGGCGAGATACGGTCGCATCTCCTGCGCCCCGAGCGCGCAGTTGATGCCGACCAGCAGCGGGCGGGCGTGGGCGATCGAGGTGTGGAACGCGTCGATCGTCTGGCCGGACAGCGTGCGGCCGCTGCGGTCGGTGATCGTCACCGAGATCATGATCGGCAGCCGGACGCCGCGCACGGCGAAGACCTCCTCGATCGCGACCAGCGCCGCCTTCGCGTTCAGCGTGTCGAAGATGGTCTCGACGAGGAGCAGGTCGACGCCGCCGTCGAGCAGGCCGTGCACCTGCTCGGCGTACGCCTCGCGCACCTGGTCGAAGGTGACGTTGCGGAAGGTCGGATCGTCGACGTCGGGCGAGATCGACAGCGTACGGTTCGTCGGGCCGATCGCGCCGGCGACGAAGCGCGGCCGCTCGGGCGTGCGCGCCGTGGCGGCGTCGGCGGCCTCGCGGGCGAGGCGTGCGGCGGCGACGTTCAGCTCGCGGCAGAGCGGCTCGAGCGCATAGTCGGCCTGGGAGATGGCGTTGCTGCTGAAGGTGTTGGTCTCGACGAGATCGGCGCCGGCGTCGAGGTACTGGTCGTGGATCTCGCGGATCACGTCGGGCCGCGTCAGCACGAGCAGCTCGTTGTCGCCCTTCAGGTCGCGGCCGTGGTCCGCGAAGCGCGTGCCCCGGTAGTCCGCCTCGCCCAGCCGGTAGCGCTGGATCATCGTGCCCATCGCGCCGTCGAGGACGAGGATGCGCCGGGTGAGCAGCCCCTCGAGGGTGCGGGCGACGTCGGTCGTGGTCATGCGGTCTCCTTGCGCGCGAACGCGGTGACGACCTCGAAGTTGGGGGGCCGGCGCTCGCGCGCGACCACCTCGCAGGCGTCGACGGCGAGGCCGGCGCCGGCGAGCAGCGCGCGCAGCGCGGCGGGCGTGAAGCCCGGCTGGACGTGCCCGTAGGGGGCGGTCGCGTCGAGATGCCGGTGCGCGTTCAGCGTCACGAGGGCGACGCGGCCGGCGGGACGCAGCACCCGCGCCGTCTCGGCGAGGACGCGGCCGGGCTCGCGCGTGCTGGCGAGGACGTGGAACAGCAGCACCTGGTCGAAGGCGGCGTCGGCGAGCGGCATCGCCTCGACCGCGCCGTGCGCGAAGCGCACGTTGGCGGCACCGCGCAGCCGCGCGCGCGCGGCCTCGAGCACGCGGCGGCTGCGGTCGAGGCAGGTGACGGTGCGCGCGCGCGGTGCGAGCAGCTGCGCGACGGCGCCGTCGCCCGAGCCGCCGTCGAGGACGTCGCCCAGCGTCAGCAGGCCGAGGAAGCCGCGCGCCATCGCCTCCCAGGTGCGGCCGGGCGAGTAGTGCCGCTCCATCTGCCCGGCGACGCTGTCCGGCCAGGTTGCGGCACCGTCGCGCGCGCGCACCAGGCGCTCGGCGCGGGCGGCGTCGGAGCGCAGCAGCTCGTCGTCGACCTCGCCCTCGACGAGCGCCCACAGGCGCCGCACGTCGGCGGGCATGGCGCCGTCGTTGAGGGCGTAGAAGGTGGACGCGCCCTGCCGGCGATCGCGCAGCACGCCGGCCTCGCGCAGCTTGCCGAGATGGGTGGAGACCCGGCTCTGCGCCAGCTCCGTCACCCCGGTCAGCTCGGCGACCGTCAGCTCGTGGCGGGCGAGGAGCGCCGCCAGGCGCACGCGGGTGGCGTCACCGAAGAGGTGGAGAAGATCGAGCGTTTCCGCCAGCGAAGGCAATTATCCGTCCATCCTGATGACTGGATAGAGACAGCCACACAGATGGACGAGGCCTCCCGGGCTGTCAACCCCGAAGCCCCTGCGGACGCTACGGGCAGGTGCCGGGCCGGCGCGTCCTCACGCCGGCGCTACGGCGTCCTGCGACAGCCCGAGCACGCGCCACAGCGGCTGCACCGCCGGCGGCACGAGCCCGACCTCCTCGCAGAGGCCCCGCACCTTCGCCAGCGCCTCGAGCGTGCGCGCCTTGTGCACGGGGTTGTTCGTGTACGCCGCGGCGATGACGTCCTTCGGGATGCCGTAGGTGGCGATGATGCGCGGCGACGGCCGCATCATCATCTGCGCCATGGTGGCGAGGATGAACGGCGCGCGCCACGAGACCACGGCACGGCGCAGCCCGCGCAGCTTCGGCGCGTTCTGCTTGAGGAAGTGGCGCGCGAAGCAGAGGTGCCGCGCCTCCTCGGTGACGTGGATCTGCATGATGCGGCGGAGCAGCGGGTGCAGCTCGCGACCGCCGCGCAACGCCTGGCGCTGCACGTGATCGATCGGGTCCTCGCCGCCCAGCACGAAGACGAAGAACAGCTCGGGGAAGCGGCGTCCGAAGCGCACGACCTGGCGCGCCCCGAAGCGCGCCCACCACGGCAGTCCCGGCAGATCGAAGCCGGTGCGGTTCACGAACTCCTGGAACATGAGCCCGTGCTGCGCCTCCTCGATCACCTCGTGGTAGACGTAACGGAA
Encoded proteins:
- a CDS encoding diiron oxygenase; this translates as MSRHGGSPMSTTAGALLGSTYEVPQEECIEGRKESYPQLIRRLSHQSVVKHFDAYADIDWDAPEMRVDHDDPRWELSGEDVLGGTAWYRNQPAGVRSRIGLHMMASFAKIGLEFENVLKRGLLEYAQTLPNGAPEFRYVYHEVIEEAQHGLMFQEFVNRTGFDLPGLPWWARFGARQVVRFGRRFPELFFVFVLGGEDPIDHVQRQALRGGRELHPLLRRIMQIHVTEEARHLCFARHFLKQNAPKLRGLRRAVVSWRAPFILATMAQMMMRPSPRIIATYGIPKDVIAAAYTNNPVHKARTLEALAKVRGLCEEVGLVPPAVQPLWRVLGLSQDAVAPA
- a CDS encoding metalloregulator ArsR/SmtB family transcription factor, with amino-acid sequence MPSLAETLDLLHLFGDATRVRLAALLARHELTVAELTGVTELAQSRVSTHLGKLREAGVLRDRRQGASTFYALNDGAMPADVRRLWALVEGEVDDELLRSDAARAERLVRARDGAATWPDSVAGQMERHYSPGRTWEAMARGFLGLLTLGDVLDGGSGDGAVAQLLAPRARTVTCLDRSRRVLEAARARLRGAANVRFAHGAVEAMPLADAAFDQVLLFHVLASTREPGRVLAETARVLRPAGRVALVTLNAHRHLDATAPYGHVQPGFTPAALRALLAGAGLAVDACEVVARERRPPNFEVVTAFARKETA
- the metH gene encoding methionine synthase — translated: MTTTDVARTLEGLLTRRILVLDGAMGTMIQRYRLGEADYRGTRFADHGRDLKGDNELLVLTRPDVIREIHDQYLDAGADLVETNTFSSNAISQADYALEPLCRELNVAAARLAREAADAATARTPERPRFVAGAIGPTNRTLSISPDVDDPTFRNVTFDQVREAYAEQVHGLLDGGVDLLLVETIFDTLNAKAALVAIEEVFAVRGVRLPIMISVTITDRSGRTLSGQTIDAFHTSIAHARPLLVGINCALGAQEMRPYLAELAAITPSFVSCYPNAGLPNAFGGYDETPDTTGALLREFAAANLINLVGGCCGTTPDHIRAIAEAVEGLPPRVRATPPALTRFSGLETLTLRPDGTFTMIGERTNVTGSARFAGLVKQSDWTGALTVALDQVRGGANLIDVNMDEGLLDSERAMTTFLNLVATEPEVARVPIVVDSSKWSVIEAGLKCIQGKPVVNSISLKEGEAEFLHKAMLVRRYGAGVVVMAFDETGQADTTPRRVAICQRAYRLLVEQAGFDPLDVIFDPNILAVGTGLEEHADYAKSFIEATRIIKATCPGAKVSGGVSNLSFAFRGNNAVREAMNAAFLYHAIAAGMDMGIVNAGQLAVYEDIPAELRELVEDVLWNRRSDATERLVAYADRVKGQGKKREQDLAWREAPVEKRLAYALVHGVVDFIEADAEEARLAYPKPLDVIEGPLMDGMKIVGDLFGAGKMFLPQVVKSARAMKRAVAWLEPFMEAEKAAAGGGRSAGKVLLATVKGDVHDIGKNIVGVVLGCNSYEVIDLGVMVPCEKILATAKEQQADIVGLSGLITPSLDEMVHVASEMERLGFELPLLIGGATTSREHTAVKVAPAYGRPTVHVLDASRAVHVVASLLDADKRAVLDAENRSEQARIRDVFAQKVARPLDPLAAARAAAPKLAWSPDVVARPQFLGRRVVDDVTLEQLVPYVDWRFFFTAWELPGKFPDVLDDPKYGEAARDLWTNAQAVLDRIVRERLLTVRGVYGFWPAARDGDDVVLFTDETRQTEQTRFHMLRQQASRGAAESHWSLADFVAPGASGLDDHVGAFAVTAGIGCDALAAAYEAARDDYQAIIVKALADRLAEAFAELLHERARRAWYAPDERLDVPALLHERFRGIRPAFGYPACPDHTEKTALFALLDAPAVGITLTDHFAMLPAASVSGIYLGHPEARYFPVGRIDRDQVADYARRKGMTVAEVERWLAPNLGYDPRGSGAAAA